ATTCAATTCTACCCCTTCCGGTTTATCAAAATAAGGCCGCAGTCGGTCTGTCCGGCAATGCGCAGGACCGTCTCGCCAAAAAGCTTTTGGTGACGGGCGAAACGCTGCAGCCCCAGGATCAGCAAATCCACATCAGCCGCCCGCTCAATAATCCGGTCCGCGCCGTTGTCGCTGCAGATAACCTCGATGTGCACATCGCCGGCCAGTTCATCCTTTGCCATTTGGGCCAGCCATTTTTCCGCTTTCAATACAGCTTTAGGGGGTGAATTTTTTGGCAACACCTGCAGAAAATGTATCTGCCGGATGCCATGACGATAAAGGCTGCCCAATAACCGGGCGCGAAGCTGGTCATGCTGTCCGCGGCCGCCAAACGGAACCAAAACTTTTTGGACGGATGAAAGCTTCCATCCGTCCGGCACCCGCAAGACGATCACATGGGAGTCCACCTGGCTCATGAGGTTTTCAAGCGGTTTCAAGGCCTCCGGCCGATCCATATCGCTGAGCCCCAGCATCAGGCTTTCACAGCGGTAGATGCCGGCCACCCGAATGATTTCGGGCCATGGCCGGGGAACAATGGTGGTCAGGGCCTCTGGAGCCAATCCGGAGGCAAACGATGCGGTCAGCGCTGTCTTTATCACCGCCTGGGAGTCCACAAGCTGTCGGGGCGGGTCGCCGGGATGCCAGTTTTCCGGAGGGGTCACAATGGAGAGCAGCAACACGCGACCGATCTTTGGAGGGGTCAGGGCATTGGCCACCTCCACCATGGCATAAGCATGGTCGGGATTGGCAATGGGCACCAGCACCAGGGGGCTGTGCCCCCGCAACAGGAAAAGCTGCGGGTCCTGGGCTGCGGCAGATGCATCCACGATCCGGGCCCGCCGGGCAAAAATTAATAGATAGAGACCGCCGCCTGCACCCAGCCAGATCATGACAATCAGTCCGGCAAGGGGAACCTGGATCCCCTGATAGGCGGCCAGGGCAATGCACGCGCAGGCCCCCCCGATCTGGAGGCCGGGAAACCAGGGCGTCCGGAAGGACAAGGCCCTGGCGCCCACCCTCAGGCGCGCCAGAATGGCGGTCCATTGCGTCAGGGCAAAAGAGACCAGAAAGATAAGGCTGGCAGCCGCACCGGCAGCGGCAACATTTCCGAAAATAAAGATGACAGCAGCGATCATGGCCCCTGTCAGAATTATAGCGAGGACGGGAGTTCCCCGGATTTTGTGGGTCCTTCCAAGCGTCTGGGGCAGGGCCCGGTCGCGTGCCATTGTCAGGGCCACCCGGGAAGCGGCCAGCAGGTTGGCCTGCAGAGCCGATAGCATGGCCAGAATGGCGGCGATCATTACCAGCCAGTAGCCGAAGGGACCCAGGTAGTTCTGAACCGCAACGGCAACCACCGTATCCGGGTTCTCCAGGCTCAGCCTGGCGATGTTCTGTCCCTCCCCAACCCCGACGGTTG
This genomic interval from Desulfobacterales bacterium contains the following:
- a CDS encoding amino acid permease; the encoded protein is MFSKKILSVPAAFMVGWVVWFASIIASVLYALGFASYAATAVARALSFAPSLQAGVLTSKEGVTLLAVTAIAVYSVGLIRKSTGGGQWATWGKVVVFGVIIIAGLWVLKGRSAANLSASLSPFFENGAVGLFQAMGYTFIALQGFDIIAAVAGEVKSPEKNIPWAMFLSLGMALAIYLPLLFVISTVGVGEGQNIARLSLENPDTVVAVAVQNYLGPFGYWLVMIAAILAMLSALQANLLAASRVALTMARDRALPQTLGRTHKIRGTPVLAIILTGAMIAAVIFIFGNVAAAGAAASLIFLVSFALTQWTAILARLRVGARALSFRTPWFPGLQIGGACACIALAAYQGIQVPLAGLIVMIWLGAGGGLYLLIFARRARIVDASAAAQDPQLFLLRGHSPLVLVPIANPDHAYAMVEVANALTPPKIGRVLLLSIVTPPENWHPGDPPRQLVDSQAVIKTALTASFASGLAPEALTTIVPRPWPEIIRVAGIYRCESLMLGLSDMDRPEALKPLENLMSQVDSHVIVLRVPDGWKLSSVQKVLVPFGGRGQHDQLRARLLGSLYRHGIRQIHFLQVLPKNSPPKAVLKAEKWLAQMAKDELAGDVHIEVICSDNGADRIIERAADVDLLILGLQRFARHQKLFGETVLRIAGQTDCGLILINRKG